In a genomic window of Streptomyces katrae:
- a CDS encoding trypsin-like serine peptidase, whose amino-acid sequence MIQRILPRKAAGRPSARARRASRILLAVTAMGALLSLDLPEAGAATPLGVTEEAPADAEGGRVGALFAGGVDGGHFCTASVVRSLGHDVIATAAHCLDHPDTTVFAPGYRDGETPYGLWRLTRVWVAPGWTEGRDPDADIAFATVAPAAAGESRAVEDVVGGFPVAAAQPADVTVTVLGYPSVQDTPLRCSNATSLFSPAQRRIDCPDLSRGTSGSPWLAGGALAGVLGGYQGGGDVPEVSYSAVMGDTAMALYCEAAGVARP is encoded by the coding sequence ATGATCCAACGCATCCTCCCCCGCAAGGCCGCCGGCCGTCCCAGCGCCCGTGCCCGGCGGGCGTCACGGATCCTGCTCGCGGTGACCGCCATGGGCGCCCTGCTCAGCCTGGACCTGCCCGAGGCCGGGGCCGCCACCCCGCTGGGGGTGACCGAGGAGGCCCCCGCCGACGCGGAGGGCGGGCGGGTCGGGGCGCTGTTCGCCGGCGGGGTCGACGGGGGGCACTTCTGCACCGCGTCCGTGGTGCGCAGCCTGGGCCACGACGTGATCGCCACCGCCGCGCACTGCCTCGACCACCCCGACACCACCGTGTTCGCCCCCGGCTACCGGGACGGCGAGACCCCGTACGGGCTGTGGCGGCTGACCCGGGTGTGGGTGGCCCCGGGCTGGACGGAAGGCCGGGACCCGGACGCGGACATCGCCTTCGCGACGGTCGCTCCGGCCGCTGCCGGGGAGAGCAGGGCGGTGGAGGACGTGGTCGGGGGCTTCCCGGTGGCCGCCGCGCAGCCCGCTGACGTGACGGTGACCGTGCTCGGCTACCCGAGCGTGCAGGACACCCCGCTGCGCTGCTCCAACGCGACGAGCCTGTTCTCGCCGGCCCAGCGCCGGATCGACTGCCCGGACCTGAGCCGCGGTACCAGCGGCAGCCCCTGGCTGGCGGGCGGTGCGCTGGCCGGGGTCCTCGGCGGGTACCAGGGCGGCGGGGACGTTCCCGAGGTGTCGTACAGCGCGGTGATGGGTGACACGGCGATGGCCCTGTACTGCGAGGCGGCGGGGGTCGCGCGCCCGTAG
- a CDS encoding NUDIX hydrolase: MSTPEFIREIRASGAGRRLLLLPGVTAVVFDDEGRVLLGRRADTGRWSVVGGIAEPGEQPAETAVREVYEETAVRCVPERVVLVQMLEPVTYANGDVCQYQDITFRCRATGGQARAADGELLEVAWFAPDGLPPLEPFALRRIHRSLAEEPTWFEVPDPA, from the coding sequence ATGAGCACACCCGAGTTCATCCGCGAGATCCGGGCCTCCGGCGCCGGCCGCCGGCTGCTCCTGCTGCCCGGGGTCACCGCCGTCGTCTTCGACGACGAGGGCCGGGTGCTGCTCGGGCGCCGGGCCGACACCGGCCGCTGGTCGGTCGTCGGCGGGATCGCCGAGCCCGGAGAGCAGCCCGCCGAGACGGCCGTGCGCGAGGTCTACGAGGAGACGGCCGTCCGGTGCGTTCCCGAGCGGGTCGTCCTCGTCCAGATGCTCGAACCGGTCACCTACGCCAACGGCGACGTCTGCCAGTACCAGGACATCACCTTCCGCTGCCGGGCCACCGGCGGACAGGCCCGCGCCGCGGACGGCGAGCTGCTGGAGGTGGCCTGGTTCGCCCCGGACGGCCTGCCGCCGCTGGAGCCCTTCGCCCTGCGCCGGATCCACCGTTCCCTCGCCGAGGAGCCGACCTGGTTCGAGGTTCCGGACCCGGCCTAG
- the lnt gene encoding apolipoprotein N-acyltransferase encodes MSSSVTRAAESEPSQPAGPAVADSPSAAAAATSPGTGKRRAAALVRPASAAFAGVLLYLSFPPRPLWWLAPFALALLAGCLHGRRARAGFGLGFLFGLGYLLPLLVWTSEGVGPVPWLALVTLESLLIGLAGLGIALVSRLPAAPVWSAAVWVAVEALRARAPFGGFSWGRLAYGQADGIFVPLAAVGGTPLLSFAVALCGFGLYGAARIARRQPTRTAAALAALTVAAPVGAALAARPLVSDAAEDGTAVAAVIQGNVPRAGFDFNAQRRQVLDNHANRTIQLAEDVKAGRVPRPDFVLWPENSSDIDPFTQPDAHAVIDNAVRAVGVPTAIGSVLAPETGPLRNTMILWDPAKGPVDTYDKRKIQPFGERIPMRSFVRLFSSDVDRVRRDFGPGKEPGVFDMAGTGVGMVTCYEAAFDDAVRSTVQAGAQVIAVPSNNATFGRTEMTYQQLAMDRIRAVEHSRSVLVPVTSGVSAVIRPDGTVVKQTKMFTADALVDEIPLRSTETPATRLGPLPEYALVLAAAAGLGTVLARRIRARRANP; translated from the coding sequence ATGAGCAGCAGTGTCACCCGGGCCGCCGAGAGCGAGCCCTCGCAGCCCGCCGGACCAGCCGTAGCGGACAGCCCGAGCGCGGCCGCCGCCGCGACCTCCCCCGGCACGGGGAAGCGCCGGGCCGCCGCCCTGGTGCGCCCCGCCTCGGCCGCCTTCGCCGGCGTGCTGCTCTACCTCAGCTTCCCGCCCCGCCCCCTGTGGTGGCTCGCCCCCTTCGCCCTGGCCCTGCTGGCCGGCTGCCTGCACGGCCGCCGGGCCCGGGCCGGCTTCGGGCTCGGCTTCCTCTTCGGGCTCGGCTACCTGCTGCCGCTGCTCGTCTGGACCAGCGAGGGCGTCGGCCCCGTGCCGTGGCTGGCCCTCGTCACCCTGGAATCCCTCCTCATCGGCCTGGCCGGCCTGGGCATCGCCCTGGTCAGCCGGCTGCCCGCCGCACCGGTGTGGTCGGCCGCCGTCTGGGTCGCCGTCGAGGCCCTGCGCGCCCGGGCCCCGTTCGGCGGGTTCTCCTGGGGCCGCCTCGCCTACGGGCAGGCCGACGGGATCTTCGTACCGCTCGCCGCCGTCGGCGGGACCCCGCTGCTCTCCTTCGCCGTCGCCCTCTGCGGGTTCGGCCTGTACGGGGCCGCCCGCATCGCCCGACGCCAGCCCACCCGCACCGCCGCTGCCCTCGCCGCCCTCACCGTCGCCGCCCCCGTCGGCGCGGCCCTCGCCGCCCGCCCGCTGGTCTCCGATGCCGCCGAGGACGGCACCGCCGTCGCCGCCGTCATCCAGGGCAACGTGCCCCGCGCGGGCTTCGACTTCAACGCCCAGCGCCGCCAGGTCCTCGACAACCACGCGAACCGCACCATCCAGCTCGCCGAGGACGTCAAGGCCGGCCGGGTCCCCAGGCCCGACTTCGTGCTGTGGCCGGAGAACTCCTCCGACATCGACCCGTTCACCCAGCCCGACGCCCACGCCGTCATCGACAACGCGGTCCGGGCCGTCGGCGTGCCCACCGCCATCGGCTCCGTCCTCGCCCCCGAGACCGGCCCGCTGCGCAACACGATGATCCTGTGGGACCCGGCCAAGGGCCCCGTGGACACCTACGACAAGCGCAAGATCCAGCCCTTCGGCGAGCGCATCCCGATGCGCTCCTTCGTCCGGCTGTTCAGCTCCGACGTGGACCGGGTCCGCCGCGACTTCGGCCCCGGCAAGGAGCCCGGCGTCTTCGACATGGCGGGCACCGGCGTCGGCATGGTCACCTGCTACGAGGCCGCCTTCGACGACGCCGTGCGCTCGACGGTCCAGGCCGGCGCCCAGGTCATCGCCGTCCCGAGCAACAACGCCACCTTCGGCCGGACCGAGATGACCTACCAGCAGCTGGCCATGGACCGCATCCGCGCGGTCGAGCACAGCCGCAGCGTCCTCGTCCCCGTCACCAGCGGCGTCAGCGCGGTCATCCGCCCCGACGGCACGGTGGTCAAGCAGACGAAGATGTTCACCGCCGACGCGCTCGTCGACGAGATCCCGCTGCGCTCCACCGAGACCCCGGCCACCCGCCTGGGCCCGCTGCCCGAGTACGCGCTGGTCCTGGCCGCCGCCGCCGGCCTCGGCACGGTCCTGGCCCGCCGGATCCGCGCCCGCCGCGCGAACCCGTAG
- a CDS encoding ATP-binding protein: protein MNWLIHDYREGDLAAVVHLIDTTAELGQESVFSLAECISALTDRQPCVVAVHQGVPIGAALACVTGERAWVMRIAIAAGWRGRGLASALLVELERRLIAARVGRIAYVLPEEDLLGEGLLNAGYTRQPAVAYFEKTEPLHGPAAGLLDDLGGRFLPNDLWAKVAGMEKEKELIERRVVLPLAEPERAAAHGVRPPRAITLFGPPGTGKTTFARAIASRLGWPFVELLPSRLADGGNLAAALRQAFARIAELERVLVFIDEVEEIAPVRSEPAQPGGAHGVTNELLKLIPGFREGDERLLVCATNSIRSLDPAFLRPGRFDYLIPIGTPDAGARAAIWSRYTAGRADVDVTALVAATELFTPADIEHAARTAAQVSFERDLEAVGARGAAAQPGATTADYLAAVAQCRPTVTPAMTGEFQADITAHARF from the coding sequence GTGAACTGGCTCATCCACGACTACCGCGAGGGCGATCTCGCGGCGGTGGTCCATCTGATCGACACGACGGCCGAACTCGGCCAGGAGTCGGTCTTCTCGCTCGCCGAGTGCATCAGCGCGCTGACCGACCGGCAGCCCTGCGTGGTCGCCGTCCACCAGGGCGTCCCCATCGGCGCGGCCCTCGCCTGCGTGACCGGCGAACGGGCCTGGGTGATGCGTATCGCCATCGCCGCCGGATGGCGCGGCCGCGGCCTCGCCAGCGCCCTGCTCGTCGAACTGGAGCGCCGCCTGATCGCCGCCCGCGTGGGGCGGATCGCGTACGTGCTGCCCGAAGAGGACCTGCTCGGCGAGGGCCTGCTCAACGCCGGGTACACCCGCCAGCCCGCCGTCGCCTACTTCGAGAAGACCGAACCGCTGCACGGACCGGCCGCGGGCCTCCTCGACGACCTCGGCGGCCGGTTCCTGCCGAACGACCTGTGGGCCAAGGTCGCCGGCATGGAGAAGGAGAAGGAGCTCATCGAACGCCGCGTGGTGCTGCCCCTCGCCGAACCCGAGCGGGCCGCCGCGCACGGGGTGCGCCCGCCGCGCGCCATCACCCTCTTCGGGCCGCCGGGCACCGGCAAGACCACCTTCGCCCGGGCCATCGCCTCCCGGCTCGGGTGGCCCTTCGTGGAACTGCTGCCCTCCCGCCTCGCCGACGGCGGCAACCTGGCCGCCGCCCTGCGCCAGGCCTTCGCCCGGATCGCCGAGCTGGAACGGGTGCTGGTCTTCATCGACGAGGTCGAGGAGATCGCCCCCGTACGCAGCGAGCCCGCCCAGCCCGGCGGCGCCCACGGCGTCACCAACGAGCTGCTCAAGCTGATACCCGGCTTCCGGGAGGGCGACGAGCGGCTGCTGGTCTGCGCCACCAACTCCATCCGCTCCCTCGACCCGGCCTTCCTGCGTCCCGGCCGCTTCGACTACCTGATCCCGATCGGCACCCCCGACGCCGGGGCCCGCGCCGCGATCTGGTCCCGCTACACGGCCGGACGCGCCGACGTGGACGTGACCGCCCTGGTGGCGGCCACCGAGCTGTTCACCCCGGCCGACATCGAGCACGCGGCGCGGACCGCGGCGCAGGTGTCCTTCGAACGGGACCTGGAGGCGGTCGGCGCCCGCGGCGCGGCGGCCCAGCCCGGCGCGACCACGGCCGACTACCTGGCGGCCGTCGCCCAGTGCCGGCCCACGGTGACCCCCGCGATGACCGGGGAGTTCCAGGCCGACATCACCGCCCACGCGCGGTTCTGA
- a CDS encoding glutamate racemase, with product MKIALMDSGIGLLAAAAATRRLRPDADLLLSSDPDGMPWGPRTPADLTERARAVARAAAELRPDALIVACNTASVHSLATLRAELEPGIPVIGTVPAIKPAAAAGGRVAIWATPATTGSPYQRGLIRDFAAGVQVTEVPCPGLADAVEYADEEAIARTVAAAAELTPADVTDVVLGCTHYELVEESIRAALAARTGGARLRYYGSAEAVAVQALRRIGAEPAPELPRTGGLTVLHSGRPSTLPDAALAYAEGRLLAGQDQNATVGG from the coding sequence GTGAAGATCGCGCTCATGGACTCGGGAATCGGCCTCCTCGCTGCGGCCGCCGCGACGCGTCGGCTGCGGCCCGACGCCGATCTGCTGCTGTCCTCCGACCCCGACGGGATGCCCTGGGGGCCGCGTACCCCTGCCGACCTCACCGAGCGCGCCCGCGCCGTCGCCCGGGCCGCCGCCGAGCTGCGGCCCGACGCGCTGATCGTGGCCTGCAACACCGCTTCCGTGCACTCCCTGGCCACCCTGCGGGCCGAGCTGGAGCCCGGGATCCCCGTCATCGGCACCGTCCCCGCCATCAAGCCCGCCGCGGCGGCGGGCGGGCGGGTGGCGATCTGGGCCACCCCCGCCACCACCGGCAGCCCCTACCAGCGCGGGCTGATCCGCGACTTCGCCGCGGGCGTCCAGGTCACCGAGGTGCCCTGCCCGGGCCTCGCCGACGCCGTCGAGTACGCCGACGAGGAGGCCATCGCCCGCACCGTCGCCGCCGCCGCCGAGCTGACCCCGGCCGACGTCACGGACGTGGTCCTCGGCTGCACGCACTACGAGCTCGTCGAGGAGTCCATCCGCGCCGCCCTGGCCGCGCGCACCGGCGGGGCGCGGCTGCGGTACTACGGCTCCGCCGAGGCCGTCGCCGTCCAGGCCCTGCGCCGGATCGGCGCCGAGCCCGCGCCGGAGCTGCCGCGGACCGGCGGCCTGACGGTCCTGCACAGCGGCCGCCCGTCCACCCTGCCCGACGCGGCCCTCGCCTACGCCGAAGGCCGCCTCCTGGCCGGCCAGGACCAAAACGCCACCGTGGGCGGGTAG
- a CDS encoding IS1182 family transposase: MWATCRELIPAGSVFAFLAEHRGRLFPAAMFADMYPSANGRPSMPPQILAAAITLQALHGMSDFETVQELRCDLRWKAACGLGLHDTAFDPSLLAYFRRRLARSTSPNRAFEAVREVVKATGVLRGKHRRALDSTVLDDAVATQDTVTQIIGAIRVVIREVPGGAEAAAAQCTAHDYTDPGKPRITWNDAQARANLVDALVGDAVRLLGHLPEQELGEKAANAVGILALVAGQDVEPAEDSDGRDGRWRITQGTAPDRMISTVDPESRHIHKTRSHQQDGYKAHLAVEPETGLYTAVALRPGAGPEHHEAAVGLELLAEEDTPVDAFGDTAYSTGDARQALEEAGHRLFLKPAPLRPAVPDGFTLDDFAIDTSAATVTCPQGHTVGLSEPGGRHHQRRAVFGNVCTRCPLREQCTKAKAGRVLTIRPHHDLQAAARRQAATDPAWQADYRRWRPPVERAVAWLVHHGNRRLRYRGTISNNAWLHTRAAALNLRRLINLGLTHTGGTWHLAPAIT, encoded by the coding sequence GTGTGGGCGACGTGCCGGGAGTTGATTCCGGCTGGGAGTGTGTTCGCGTTCCTGGCCGAGCACCGTGGCCGGTTGTTCCCCGCGGCGATGTTCGCGGACATGTATCCGTCGGCGAACGGGCGGCCGTCCATGCCGCCGCAGATTCTGGCCGCGGCGATCACATTGCAGGCCCTGCACGGCATGTCGGACTTCGAGACGGTCCAGGAACTGCGGTGTGACCTGCGGTGGAAGGCCGCGTGCGGGCTGGGACTGCATGACACCGCGTTCGACCCGTCGCTTCTGGCGTACTTCCGGCGCCGGCTGGCCCGCTCCACCAGCCCGAACCGGGCCTTCGAGGCCGTGCGGGAGGTCGTGAAGGCCACCGGTGTCCTCAGGGGCAAGCACCGGCGGGCACTGGACTCCACCGTGCTGGACGACGCGGTCGCCACCCAGGACACCGTCACCCAGATCATCGGCGCCATCCGGGTGGTGATCCGGGAAGTCCCCGGCGGCGCCGAGGCTGCCGCCGCGCAGTGCACCGCCCACGACTACACCGACCCGGGCAAACCCCGCATCACCTGGAACGATGCCCAGGCACGAGCCAACCTGGTCGACGCGCTCGTCGGCGACGCGGTCAGACTGCTCGGGCATCTGCCCGAGCAGGAACTGGGCGAGAAGGCAGCGAACGCGGTCGGCATCCTCGCGCTGGTCGCCGGGCAGGACGTGGAACCGGCCGAGGACTCCGACGGCCGTGACGGCCGCTGGCGCATCACCCAAGGGACCGCCCCGGACCGGATGATCTCCACCGTCGACCCCGAGTCCCGGCACATCCACAAGACCCGCTCCCATCAGCAGGACGGATACAAGGCCCACCTCGCCGTCGAGCCGGAGACCGGGTTATACACCGCCGTCGCCCTGCGGCCCGGGGCCGGGCCAGAGCACCACGAGGCAGCCGTCGGCCTTGAACTGCTGGCCGAGGAGGACACCCCGGTGGACGCCTTCGGTGACACCGCCTACTCCACCGGCGACGCCCGCCAGGCCCTCGAAGAGGCCGGACACCGGCTGTTCCTCAAACCCGCCCCGCTGCGGCCGGCCGTCCCAGACGGCTTCACCCTCGACGACTTCGCCATCGACACCTCCGCCGCCACCGTGACCTGCCCCCAAGGCCACACCGTCGGCCTGTCCGAGCCCGGCGGCCGCCACCACCAGCGCAGGGCCGTCTTCGGGAACGTGTGCACCCGATGCCCGCTGCGTGAGCAGTGCACCAAGGCCAAAGCCGGACGCGTCCTGACCATCCGCCCCCACCACGATCTCCAAGCCGCGGCCCGCCGCCAGGCCGCCACCGACCCCGCCTGGCAGGCCGACTACCGCCGCTGGCGGCCACCAGTCGAACGTGCCGTCGCCTGGCTCGTCCACCACGGCAACCGCCGACTCCGCTACCGGGGCACCATCAGCAACAACGCCTGGCTCCACACCCGAGCAGCCGCCCTCAACCTCCGCCGCCTGATCAACCTCGGACTCACTCACACAGGCGGCACCTGGCACCTCGCACCGGCCATCACATAA